The following coding sequences lie in one Sesamum indicum cultivar Zhongzhi No. 13 linkage group LG9, S_indicum_v1.0, whole genome shotgun sequence genomic window:
- the LOC105170228 gene encoding fatty acyl-CoA reductase 3-like, with product MEIAQYFEDKTVFISGVTGFLAKLFLEKILRIQPKVKKIFLLIRATPEKSVEQRLHDEVMSVELFRVVKEELDSNGAGGLLEKVVPISGDVSLENLGIIESRVREEIWRDVDIIVNSAATTRFDERYDVALGVNALGGMHVQHFATKCCKLKMLLHVSTAYVHGTRAGVIPEVAFHMGQTLPGAEIPYLDINREKKIVEERLRQLHTLNSTPKQITSAMKDLGIERAKLHGWPNTYAFTKAMGEMMILEEMKGKDYKLIILRPTIITSTYREPFPGWIEGLRTLDALFAAYGKGKLTFFLADPQSIVDIIPGDMVVNAMFAAIARHSNDQPSPNFIIYHLGSSKRNPIYLGEVSSLMYQYLRKKPFLDNRGKPIKMGAELKLLISMTSFRRYIKIRYLPFLKILKLLNMIFCNKFERLYTNSSRAVNYVLRLAELYKPYSLFLGTFDDANTEGLRTTTRECNSNVDMFGFDPKYIQWEEYLINTHYPGVVNYALK from the exons ATGGAGATCGCGCAATATTTTGAGGACAAGACAGTTTTCATTTCCGGCGTCACAGGCTTTCTTGCAAAGc TTTTTCTAGAGAAGATACTACGCATTCAACCCAaagtcaagaaaatatttcttttgattagAGCAACACCTGAAAAATCTGTTGAGCAAAGATTACATGATGAG GTTATGAGTGTAGAGTTGTTCCGAGTTGTTAAGGaggaattggattcaaatGGTGCAGGAGGATTGTTGGAAAAAGTCGTCCCAATTTCAGGCGACGTTTCTTTGGAGAACTTGGGGATAATAGAGTCGAGAGTAAGAGAGGAGATATGGCGGGATGTGGATATTATTGTCAACTCAGCTGCAACTACCAGATTCGATGAAAg ATATGATGTAGCATTAGGCGTCAATGCATTGGGAGGGATGCATGTCCAACACTTTGCAACAAAGTGTTGTAAACTAAAGATGCTTCTCCACGTTTCCACAG CTTATGTGCACGGCACGCGAGCTGGAGTCATACCAGAGGTGGCATTTCATATGGGGCAGACACTTCCAGGAGCTGAAATCCCATATTTGGACATTAACAGGGAGAAGAAGATTGTTGAGGAAAGATTGAGACAACTTCACACACTAAATTCCACCCCGAAACAAATCACTTCTGCTATGAAGGACTTGGGCATCGAAag AGCTAAGTTGCATGGATGGCCAAACACTTATGCATTTACAAAGGCAATGGGGGAAATGATGATTTTGGAGGAGATGAAGGGAAAGGATTATAAGCTCATTATACTACGTCCAACTATTATAACAAGTACTTACCGAGAACCATTTCCCGGCTGGATTGAAGGATTAAG AACCCTTGATGCACTTTTTGCTGCCTATGGGAAAGGAAAATTGACTTTCTTCTTAGCCGATCCACAATCCATAGTTGATATA atacCAGGAGATATGGTTGTGAATGCTATGTTTGCAGCAATTGCAAGACATTCAAACGATCAACCTTCCcccaattttataatttatcaccTTGGTTCATCCAAAAGAAATCCCATATATTTGGGGGAAGTCTCATCTCTCATGTATCAATATTTACGCAAGAAGCCATTTCTTGATAATAGAGGGAAACCTATCAAGATGGGGGCTGAACTAAAACTACTAATCTCCATGACTAGCTTCCGCCGATACATTAAGATCCGCTATTTGCCATTTTTGAAG ATATTAAAGTTGTTGAACATGATCTTTTGCAACAAATTTGAAAGATTATACACGAATTCAAGCCGAGCTGTCAACTATGTTCTACGACTTGCTGAACTCTACAAGCCCTACTCGCTTTTCTTGGGAAC cTTCGATGATGCTAACACAGAAGGTTTGCGAACGACAACAAGAGAATGCAATTCGAATGTAGACATGTTTGGCTTTgatccaaaatatattcagtGGGAAGAGTATCTTATAAACACTCATTATCCGGGAGTTGTCAACTATGCACTCAAATAA
- the LOC105170000 gene encoding alcohol-forming fatty acyl-CoA reductase isoform X1 has protein sequence MDQLGSILEFLENSSILVTGATGFLAKIFIEKILRVQPDVKKLYLLLRAADDNSAMLRFNTEVIAKDLFRVLKEKHGGNLSCLLSEKVRAVAGDITSENLGVKDPDLLQEMWKQVDVVLHLAATTKFDERYDVALAINTLGARHVLNFSKKCDKLKVFVHVSTAYVSGEKEGLILETPYKLGETLNGTSELDIDAEKKLVDETLKQLSAKNYSEDSIKSAMKDLGIQRARKYGWPNTYVFSKAMGEMLLGHLKQNIPLVIIRPTIVTSTFKDPFPGWVEGVRTIDSLAVGYGKGKITCFLGNPQSIIDVIPADMVVNAIIVAMVAHANQPNEDIIYHIGSSVSSPVEFTWLQDYAFRYFTNHPYIDKHGKPVIVGKVTVLSTMESFQRYMTIHYILPLKGLEILNTTCCQYFQRLYLDLSRKVKLVMRLIDLYGPYLFFNGYYDDMNTEKLRRAAKESGSVEDDMFNFDPKSINWEDYFMNTHIPGIVKYVFK, from the exons ATGGATCAGTTGGGCAGCATTCTTGAGTTCTTGGAAAACAGCTCCATTCTTGTCACTGGTGCCACTGGATTTCTAGCAAAGA TTTTTATAGAGAAGATATTGAGAGTACAACCAGATGTGAAGAAGCTTTATCTTCTGTTGAGGGCTGCAGACGACAACTCAGCGATGCTACGTTTCAACACTGAG GTTATAGCAAAGGATTTGTTTAGGGttttgaaagagaaacatGGTGGAAATTTGAGTTGTCTTCTCTCAGAAAAAGTTAGGGCTGTGGCTGGAGATATCACCTCTGAGAATTTGGGAGTGAAGGATCCTGATTTGCTGCAGGAGATGTGGAAACAAGTTGATGTTGTTCTTCATTTAGCTGCAACcaccaaatttgatgaaag ATACGATGTGGCACTTGCAATAAATACTCTGGGAGCGAGGCATGTTTTgaatttctccaaaaaatGTGACAAATTAAAGGTGTTTGTTCACGTATCAACTG CGTACGTGTCCGGTGAAAAGGAGGGCCTCATCCTGGAAACCCCCTATAAGTTGGGGGAGACATTGAATGGGACTTCTGAACTGGACATTGATGCAGAAAAGAAGTTGGTAGATGAGACATTGAAACAACTAAGCGCCAAAAATTATTCAGAAGACTCCATTAAATCGGCAATGAAAGATTTGGGAATTCAAAG agCAAGGAAGTATGGATGGCCAAACACGTATGTGTTCAGTAAGGCAATGGGAGAGATGCTGTTGGGCCACTTGAAACAAAACATTCCTCTTGTTATCATACGTCCCACCATCGTTACTAGCACTTTCAAAGACCCCTTCCCCGGTTGGGTTGAAGGTGTCAG AACTATTGATAGCTTAGCTGTTGGATATGGTAAAGGAAAAATAACATGTTTTCTTGGCAATCCCCAGAGCATAATCGACGTG aTACCAGCAGATATGGTGGTGAACGCGATAATTGTAGCAATGGTGGCTCATGCGAATCAGCCTAACGAGGACATTATTTACCATATCGGATCGTCTGTATCGAGCCCGGTGGAGTTCACCTGGCTTCAAGATTATGCGTTTCGATACTTCACCAATCACCCGTATATCGACAAACATGGAAAGCCAGTCATCGTAGGGAAGGTGACTGTGCTGAGCACAATGGAAAGTTTCCAAAGATACATGACCATCCACTACATCCTACCTTTGAAG GGACTAGAAATATTGAACACAACATGCTGCCAGTACTTCCAGCGCTTGTATCTTGACCTGTCGAGAAAAGTTAAGTTGGTGATGCGATTGATTGACCTTTACGGCCCATATTTGTTCTTCAATGGATA CTACGATGATATGAATACAGAAAAACTGAGAAGAGCAGCAAAAGAAAGCGGATCAGTTGAGGATGATATgttcaattttgatcccaAAAGCATTAACTGGGAAGATTACTTCATGAACACTCACATACCTGGAATAGTAAAATACGTattcaaatga
- the LOC105170000 gene encoding alcohol-forming fatty acyl-CoA reductase isoform X2: MDQLGSILEFLENSSILVTGATGFLAKIFIEKILRVQPDVKKLYLLLRAADDNSAMLRFNTEVIAKDLFRVLKEKHGGNLSCLLSEKVRAVAGDITSENLGVKDPDLLQEMWKQVDVVLHLAATTKFDERYDVALAINTLGARHVLNFSKKCDKLKVFVHVSTAYVSGEKEGLILETPYKLGETLNGTSELDIDAEKKLVDETLKQLSAKNYSEDSIKSAMKDLGIQRARKYGWPNTYVFSKAMGEMLLGHLKQNIPLVIIRPTIVTSTFKDPFPGWVEGVRTIDSLAVGYGKGKITCFLGNPQSIIDVIPADMVVNAIIVAMVAHANQPNEDIIYHIGSSVSSPVEFTWLQDYAFRYFTNHPYIDKHGKPVIVGKVTVLSTMESFQRYMTIHYILPLKGLEILNTTCCQYFQRLYLDLSRKVKLVMRLIDLYGPYLFFNG, encoded by the exons ATGGATCAGTTGGGCAGCATTCTTGAGTTCTTGGAAAACAGCTCCATTCTTGTCACTGGTGCCACTGGATTTCTAGCAAAGA TTTTTATAGAGAAGATATTGAGAGTACAACCAGATGTGAAGAAGCTTTATCTTCTGTTGAGGGCTGCAGACGACAACTCAGCGATGCTACGTTTCAACACTGAG GTTATAGCAAAGGATTTGTTTAGGGttttgaaagagaaacatGGTGGAAATTTGAGTTGTCTTCTCTCAGAAAAAGTTAGGGCTGTGGCTGGAGATATCACCTCTGAGAATTTGGGAGTGAAGGATCCTGATTTGCTGCAGGAGATGTGGAAACAAGTTGATGTTGTTCTTCATTTAGCTGCAACcaccaaatttgatgaaag ATACGATGTGGCACTTGCAATAAATACTCTGGGAGCGAGGCATGTTTTgaatttctccaaaaaatGTGACAAATTAAAGGTGTTTGTTCACGTATCAACTG CGTACGTGTCCGGTGAAAAGGAGGGCCTCATCCTGGAAACCCCCTATAAGTTGGGGGAGACATTGAATGGGACTTCTGAACTGGACATTGATGCAGAAAAGAAGTTGGTAGATGAGACATTGAAACAACTAAGCGCCAAAAATTATTCAGAAGACTCCATTAAATCGGCAATGAAAGATTTGGGAATTCAAAG agCAAGGAAGTATGGATGGCCAAACACGTATGTGTTCAGTAAGGCAATGGGAGAGATGCTGTTGGGCCACTTGAAACAAAACATTCCTCTTGTTATCATACGTCCCACCATCGTTACTAGCACTTTCAAAGACCCCTTCCCCGGTTGGGTTGAAGGTGTCAG AACTATTGATAGCTTAGCTGTTGGATATGGTAAAGGAAAAATAACATGTTTTCTTGGCAATCCCCAGAGCATAATCGACGTG aTACCAGCAGATATGGTGGTGAACGCGATAATTGTAGCAATGGTGGCTCATGCGAATCAGCCTAACGAGGACATTATTTACCATATCGGATCGTCTGTATCGAGCCCGGTGGAGTTCACCTGGCTTCAAGATTATGCGTTTCGATACTTCACCAATCACCCGTATATCGACAAACATGGAAAGCCAGTCATCGTAGGGAAGGTGACTGTGCTGAGCACAATGGAAAGTTTCCAAAGATACATGACCATCCACTACATCCTACCTTTGAAG GGACTAGAAATATTGAACACAACATGCTGCCAGTACTTCCAGCGCTTGTATCTTGACCTGTCGAGAAAAGTTAAGTTGGTGATGCGATTGATTGACCTTTACGGCCCATATTTGTTCTTCAATGGATA G
- the LOC105170001 gene encoding protein HIRA isoform X2: MVSGSLDNTIHVWDMTNGICTAVLRGHSSLVKGVAWDPIGSFIASQSDDKTVIIWRTSDWSLAHRTDGHWAKSLGSTFFRRLDWSPCGHFITTTHGFQKPRHSAPVLERGEWSATFDFLGHNAPIIVAKFNHSMFRRNLSNSQDLKTASVGWTNGTSKTEGKDLQPYNVIAIGSQDRTITVWTTASPRPLFVAKHFFTQSVVDLTWSPDGYSLFACSLDGTVATFHFDVNEIGDKLTDAELDDLKRNRYGDVRGRQGNLAETPAQLLLEAASAKETLSKKTNPVSPESQTSLKPSADLVVSTKISKTIVNDGKKTEDAISDGSNKVVSARMSSPVKQKEYRRPDGRKRIIPEAVGVTVHQERTSIVAQSEALEFPVESLDHNKDGNGAIHTNGGAREGSIRKASGGPADLKERPGITARASISESLVIEKVPVSGSKETSTHVEQIGFTDSGSILSIRVFDKKQGEDTVPVCLEARPREHAVNDIVGAGNTFMIKETELSCTRGSQNLWSDRISGKVTVLAGNSNFWAVGCEDGSLQVYTKCGRRAVPTMMMGSAAVFIDCDELWKLLLVTRKGSLYVWDLFNKKCLLHDSLVSLITTDMKSNARDAGTIKVISAKLSKSGSPLVVLATRHAYLFDTSLMCWLRVADDCFPASNFSSSWTLGSAHGGELAALQVDVRKFLARKPGWSRVTDDGVQTRAHLEAQLASALALNSPNEYRQCLLSYIRFLAREADESRLREVCESFLGPPIGMAEPGSEQKTPAWDPFVLGMNKHKLLREDILPAMASNRKVQRLLNEFMDLLSEYEITETDFRQKTPTSAISLPSKDKIDSDPPDMNMMNSDTPRPTIQTNSVEPTIDVVDCALQPTDQMETVTPTTSQTNCTQVEANQVQTVPQTSEQMNLDPPASDQHDTMAPAANVKES, encoded by the exons ATGGTCAGTGGGAGTCTGGATAATACAATTCATGTTTGGGACATGACCAATGGCATCTGCACTGCTGTTCTTCGGGGTCACTCTAGTCTGGTCAAAGGTGTAGCTTGGGATCCCATTGGTTCATTCATAGCAAGTCAATCAGATGACAAGACTGTCATAATTTGGCGAACAAGTGACTGGAGCCTTGCCCATAGAACTGATGGTCACTGGGCTAAGTCT CTTGGATCCACCTTCTTCAGGAGGCTTGACTGGTCTCCTTGTGGCCATTTTATAACCACAACTCATGGTTTTCAAAAGCCCAGGCATTCTGCACCTGTTCTTGAGAGAGGGGAATGGTCTGCCACTTTTGACTTCTTAGGGCATAATGCACCAATTATTGTTGCTAAGTTTAATCATTCAATGTTTAGAAGAAATCTCTCCAATTCCCAGGACTTGAAAACTGCATCCGTTGGTTGGACTAATGGTACTTCGAAGACTGAAGGAAAGGATTTACAGCCATATAATGTTATTGCAATTGGAAGTCAGGACCGTACCATAACTGTGTGGACTACTGCCAGTCCTCGCCCTCTTTTTGTGGCTAAGCATTTCTTTACTCAAAGTGTTGTGGATTTAACCTG GAGTCCTGATGGATATTCACTGTTTGCTTGTTCTTTGGATGGGACAGTAGCTACGTTCCATTTTGATGTGAATGAAATTGGAGATAAATTAACTGATGCTGAATTAGATGATCTGAAGAGAAATCGCTACGGGGATGTCAGAGGTCGGCAAGGAAACTTAGCTGAGACTCCAGCGCAGTTATTGCTTGAAGCAGCATCGGCCAAGGAAACTCTGAGTAAAAAGACGAATCCAGTTTCCCCAGAGTCTCAGACCTCTTTAAAGCCTTCTGCTGATTTAGTGGTTTCAACCAAGATTAGTAAGACTATTGTCAATGATGGAAAGAAAACTGAAGATGCTATCAGCGATGGATCAAATAAGGTGGTCTCAGCTCGGATGTCTAGTCCTGTAAAGCAAAAAGAATACAGACGCCCTGATGGTAGAAAGAGGATAATACCTGAAGCGGTTGGAGTGACTGTTCATCAGGAAAGGACCTCCATTGTAGCCCAGTCTGAAGCTCTTGAATTTCCTGTGGAATCATTAGATCATAACAAGGATGGTAATGGAGCAATACATACTAATGGTGGTGCTAGAGAAGGTTCCATACGGAAAGCTTCAGGTGGGCCTGCTGATTTGAAAGAGCGCCCGGGCATCACTGCTAGAGCATCTATTAGTGAGAGCTTGGTCATTGAGAAGGTTCCAGTGTCTGGGAGTAAAGAAACAAGTACTCACGTTGAGCAGATTGGTTTTACGGATTCTGGTAGTATTCTTTCAATAAGAGTATTTGATAAGAAACAAGGGGAAGATACTGTACCTGTTTGCTTGGAAGCTCGTCCTAGAGAGCATGCAGTTAATGACATTGTTGGAGCAGGGAACACCTTTATGATTAAAGAGACTGAACTTTCTTGTACAAGGGGGTCTCAAAATCTTTGGTCTGATAGGATCTCTGGAAAGGTCACCGTCTTGGCTGGAAATTCTAACTTCTGGGCAGTTGGTTGTGAAGATGGATCTCTGCAG GTTTACACAAAATGTGGGAGACGTGCCGTGCCGACGATGATGATGGGATCTGCAGCAGTTTTTATAGATTGTGATGAATTGTGGAAATTGTTGCTTGTCACAAGAAAGGGATCCTTGTATGTCTGGGATCTTTTTAACAAGAAATGTCTACTTCATGATTCCCTGGTTTCACTGATAACTACAGACATGAAGTCCAATGCTAGAGATGCTG GTACTATCAAAGTCATATCTGCAAAGTTATCAAAATCTGGTTCTCCCCTTGTTGTTTTGGCGACACGTCACGCATATCTCTTTGATACGAGTCTTATGTGTTGGCTGAGAGTGGCAGATGATTGTTTTCCCGCATCAAATTTTTCTAGCTCTTGGACCTTAGGTTCAGCTCATGGTGGTGAGCTGGCTGCATTGCAGGTCGACGTTAGGAAATTTCTGGCACGGAAACCAGGGTGGAGTAG AGTAACTGATGATGGGGTGCAGACACGTGCTCATTTGGAAGCTCAGCTGGCATCGGCACTGGCTTTGAATTCTCCTAATGAATATCGCCAATGTCTTCTGTCTTACATTCGCTTTTTGGCAAG ggAGGCTGATGAGTCACGCTTACGAGAAGTTTGTGAGAGCTTTCTTGGACCTCCCATTGGAATGGCTGAACCTGGATCAGAGCAGAAAACACCAGCATGGGATCCTTTTGTACTT GGGATGAATAAGCATAAGCTCCTTAGGGAAGATATTCTTCCAGCCATGGCATCAAACAGAAAAGTTCAACGGTTGCTTAACGAGTTCATGGATCTCCTTTCTGAATACGAGATCACTGAAACAGACTTTAGACAGAAGACTCCAACCTCCGCAATATCTCTGCCGTCAAAAGACAAAATAGATTCTGATCCTCCTGATATGAACATGATGAATTCTGATACACCTAGACCTACTATTCAAACAAATTCTGTTGAACCCACCATCGATGTAGTTGATTGTGCTTTGCAACCAACTGATCAAATGGAAACAGTAACGCCAACCACCAGTCAAACAAATTGTACCCAGGTAGAGGCAAATCAAGTGCAAACTGTGCCACAAACATCAGAGCAAATGAACTTGGACCCTCCTGCCTCAGATCAACATGACACAATGGCTCCAGCAGCAAATGTGAAGGAGTCTTGA
- the LOC105170001 gene encoding protein HIRA isoform X1, with product MIAEKPSWIRHGGTQIFSIDIQPGGLRFATGGGDHKVRIWNMRSVGRELHIDDSVSKLLATLRDHFGSVNCVRWAKHGRYIASGSDDQVILVHERKPGSGTTEFGSGEPPDVENWKVAMTLRGHTADVVDLNWSPDDSIMVSGSLDNTIHVWDMTNGICTAVLRGHSSLVKGVAWDPIGSFIASQSDDKTVIIWRTSDWSLAHRTDGHWAKSLGSTFFRRLDWSPCGHFITTTHGFQKPRHSAPVLERGEWSATFDFLGHNAPIIVAKFNHSMFRRNLSNSQDLKTASVGWTNGTSKTEGKDLQPYNVIAIGSQDRTITVWTTASPRPLFVAKHFFTQSVVDLTWSPDGYSLFACSLDGTVATFHFDVNEIGDKLTDAELDDLKRNRYGDVRGRQGNLAETPAQLLLEAASAKETLSKKTNPVSPESQTSLKPSADLVVSTKISKTIVNDGKKTEDAISDGSNKVVSARMSSPVKQKEYRRPDGRKRIIPEAVGVTVHQERTSIVAQSEALEFPVESLDHNKDGNGAIHTNGGAREGSIRKASGGPADLKERPGITARASISESLVIEKVPVSGSKETSTHVEQIGFTDSGSILSIRVFDKKQGEDTVPVCLEARPREHAVNDIVGAGNTFMIKETELSCTRGSQNLWSDRISGKVTVLAGNSNFWAVGCEDGSLQVYTKCGRRAVPTMMMGSAAVFIDCDELWKLLLVTRKGSLYVWDLFNKKCLLHDSLVSLITTDMKSNARDAGTIKVISAKLSKSGSPLVVLATRHAYLFDTSLMCWLRVADDCFPASNFSSSWTLGSAHGGELAALQVDVRKFLARKPGWSRVTDDGVQTRAHLEAQLASALALNSPNEYRQCLLSYIRFLAREADESRLREVCESFLGPPIGMAEPGSEQKTPAWDPFVLGMNKHKLLREDILPAMASNRKVQRLLNEFMDLLSEYEITETDFRQKTPTSAISLPSKDKIDSDPPDMNMMNSDTPRPTIQTNSVEPTIDVVDCALQPTDQMETVTPTTSQTNCTQVEANQVQTVPQTSEQMNLDPPASDQHDTMAPAANVKES from the exons ATGATAGCAGAGAAACCTAGTTGGATTAGGCATGGGGGTACACAGATTTTCTCCATTGATATTCAGCCTGGTGGCCTCAGGTTTGCCACTGGTGGTGGTGATCATAAG GTTCGCATTTGGAACATGAGATCTGTTGGCAGGGAACTACATATTGATGATTCAGTATCAAAACTTCTGGCAACTCTGCGTGACCACTTTGGATCTGTTAACTGTGTTAGGTGGGCTAAGCATGGCCGGTACATTGCATCTGGATCTGATGATCAAGTTATTCTTGTTCATGAGAGGAAGCCTGGTTCAGGAACCACCGAGTTTGGAAGTGGAGAGCCACCTGATGTTGAGAACTGGAAAGTTGCTATGACACTGAGAGGGCACACTGCCGATGTG GTGGATCTTAATTGGTCTCCAGATGATTCCATAATGGTCAGTGGGAGTCTGGATAATACAATTCATGTTTGGGACATGACCAATGGCATCTGCACTGCTGTTCTTCGGGGTCACTCTAGTCTGGTCAAAGGTGTAGCTTGGGATCCCATTGGTTCATTCATAGCAAGTCAATCAGATGACAAGACTGTCATAATTTGGCGAACAAGTGACTGGAGCCTTGCCCATAGAACTGATGGTCACTGGGCTAAGTCT CTTGGATCCACCTTCTTCAGGAGGCTTGACTGGTCTCCTTGTGGCCATTTTATAACCACAACTCATGGTTTTCAAAAGCCCAGGCATTCTGCACCTGTTCTTGAGAGAGGGGAATGGTCTGCCACTTTTGACTTCTTAGGGCATAATGCACCAATTATTGTTGCTAAGTTTAATCATTCAATGTTTAGAAGAAATCTCTCCAATTCCCAGGACTTGAAAACTGCATCCGTTGGTTGGACTAATGGTACTTCGAAGACTGAAGGAAAGGATTTACAGCCATATAATGTTATTGCAATTGGAAGTCAGGACCGTACCATAACTGTGTGGACTACTGCCAGTCCTCGCCCTCTTTTTGTGGCTAAGCATTTCTTTACTCAAAGTGTTGTGGATTTAACCTG GAGTCCTGATGGATATTCACTGTTTGCTTGTTCTTTGGATGGGACAGTAGCTACGTTCCATTTTGATGTGAATGAAATTGGAGATAAATTAACTGATGCTGAATTAGATGATCTGAAGAGAAATCGCTACGGGGATGTCAGAGGTCGGCAAGGAAACTTAGCTGAGACTCCAGCGCAGTTATTGCTTGAAGCAGCATCGGCCAAGGAAACTCTGAGTAAAAAGACGAATCCAGTTTCCCCAGAGTCTCAGACCTCTTTAAAGCCTTCTGCTGATTTAGTGGTTTCAACCAAGATTAGTAAGACTATTGTCAATGATGGAAAGAAAACTGAAGATGCTATCAGCGATGGATCAAATAAGGTGGTCTCAGCTCGGATGTCTAGTCCTGTAAAGCAAAAAGAATACAGACGCCCTGATGGTAGAAAGAGGATAATACCTGAAGCGGTTGGAGTGACTGTTCATCAGGAAAGGACCTCCATTGTAGCCCAGTCTGAAGCTCTTGAATTTCCTGTGGAATCATTAGATCATAACAAGGATGGTAATGGAGCAATACATACTAATGGTGGTGCTAGAGAAGGTTCCATACGGAAAGCTTCAGGTGGGCCTGCTGATTTGAAAGAGCGCCCGGGCATCACTGCTAGAGCATCTATTAGTGAGAGCTTGGTCATTGAGAAGGTTCCAGTGTCTGGGAGTAAAGAAACAAGTACTCACGTTGAGCAGATTGGTTTTACGGATTCTGGTAGTATTCTTTCAATAAGAGTATTTGATAAGAAACAAGGGGAAGATACTGTACCTGTTTGCTTGGAAGCTCGTCCTAGAGAGCATGCAGTTAATGACATTGTTGGAGCAGGGAACACCTTTATGATTAAAGAGACTGAACTTTCTTGTACAAGGGGGTCTCAAAATCTTTGGTCTGATAGGATCTCTGGAAAGGTCACCGTCTTGGCTGGAAATTCTAACTTCTGGGCAGTTGGTTGTGAAGATGGATCTCTGCAG GTTTACACAAAATGTGGGAGACGTGCCGTGCCGACGATGATGATGGGATCTGCAGCAGTTTTTATAGATTGTGATGAATTGTGGAAATTGTTGCTTGTCACAAGAAAGGGATCCTTGTATGTCTGGGATCTTTTTAACAAGAAATGTCTACTTCATGATTCCCTGGTTTCACTGATAACTACAGACATGAAGTCCAATGCTAGAGATGCTG GTACTATCAAAGTCATATCTGCAAAGTTATCAAAATCTGGTTCTCCCCTTGTTGTTTTGGCGACACGTCACGCATATCTCTTTGATACGAGTCTTATGTGTTGGCTGAGAGTGGCAGATGATTGTTTTCCCGCATCAAATTTTTCTAGCTCTTGGACCTTAGGTTCAGCTCATGGTGGTGAGCTGGCTGCATTGCAGGTCGACGTTAGGAAATTTCTGGCACGGAAACCAGGGTGGAGTAG AGTAACTGATGATGGGGTGCAGACACGTGCTCATTTGGAAGCTCAGCTGGCATCGGCACTGGCTTTGAATTCTCCTAATGAATATCGCCAATGTCTTCTGTCTTACATTCGCTTTTTGGCAAG ggAGGCTGATGAGTCACGCTTACGAGAAGTTTGTGAGAGCTTTCTTGGACCTCCCATTGGAATGGCTGAACCTGGATCAGAGCAGAAAACACCAGCATGGGATCCTTTTGTACTT GGGATGAATAAGCATAAGCTCCTTAGGGAAGATATTCTTCCAGCCATGGCATCAAACAGAAAAGTTCAACGGTTGCTTAACGAGTTCATGGATCTCCTTTCTGAATACGAGATCACTGAAACAGACTTTAGACAGAAGACTCCAACCTCCGCAATATCTCTGCCGTCAAAAGACAAAATAGATTCTGATCCTCCTGATATGAACATGATGAATTCTGATACACCTAGACCTACTATTCAAACAAATTCTGTTGAACCCACCATCGATGTAGTTGATTGTGCTTTGCAACCAACTGATCAAATGGAAACAGTAACGCCAACCACCAGTCAAACAAATTGTACCCAGGTAGAGGCAAATCAAGTGCAAACTGTGCCACAAACATCAGAGCAAATGAACTTGGACCCTCCTGCCTCAGATCAACATGACACAATGGCTCCAGCAGCAAATGTGAAGGAGTCTTGA